GGCCATTTTCATGACGAACAGCAAGGCAGCCGGGTCTGGCTTTTTCTGCGGCAGGGTGTCACCGCCGATAATCCAGCGGAAGTAACGGCCAATCTTCATCTGGTCCAGCAGCGGGCCGACGAAGCGCTCGGGCTTGTTGGTGATGAGCGCCATTTCCACCCCCTGCTTGCGCAGCCAGCGCAGAGTGTCCTGCACGCCGGGGTAAATGACGGTCAGTTCATGGCTTTCGGCATAGGCCTCCATGAACAGCGCCAGGCCCTGTTCGGCCAGTTCATCATCCACGCTGGCGTGGTCGATGCTGCCGGCCAGGGCCCGGCGCACCAGCACCGGGGCACCATTGCCGACCCACTGGCGCACGGCCTCAAGGCCGGCCGGTGGCCGACCGAGTTCGAGCAGCATGCGGTCCACGGCAGCGGCCAGGTCTGGTACCGAGTCGATCAGGGTGCCATCCAGATCGAACATCACCAGCCTGGGCAGCGTCCCCGGAAACAGCTGCTCGAAGCCGCTCATGGGCGTGCCTGAGCCAGTTCGGCGCGCATCTTGGCGATCACTTCCTGGTAATCCGGCGCATTGAAGATGGCGGAACCGGCCACGAAGGTGTCGGCGCCAGCGGCAGCGATTTCGCGGATGTTGTTTACGTTGACGCCGCCGTCGATTTCCAGACGGATGTCACGGCCACTGGCATCGATCAGCGCACGCGCTTCGCGCAGCTTGTCCAGGGTGCCGGGGATGAACTTCTGCCCGCCAAAGCCCGGGTTGACGCTCATCAGCAGCACCATGTCGACTTTGTCCATCACGTACTTCAGCGCATCGAGGCTGGTAGCCGGGTTGAACACCAAGCCAGCCTTGCAGCCGCCGTCCTTGATCAGTTGCAGCGAACGGTCGATGTGCTGCGAGGCTTCCGGGTGGAAGGTGATGTAGGTGGCGCCGGCTTCGATGAAGTCGCCGATGATGCGATCGACCGGGCTGACCATCAGGTGCACGTCGATCGGTGCGGTGACGCCGTACTTGCGCAGGGCGGTGCAGACCATCGGGCCGATGGTCAGGTTGGGCACGTAGTGGTTGTCCATGACATCAAAGTGAACGATGTCGGCACCAGCGGCCAGTACCTTGTCGACGTCCTCGCCCAAACGGGCGAAATCGGCGGAGAGAATGGAGGGGGCAATAGCGTAGGGCTGCATGGCGCACCTGTTGGCAGAATCACGGTGGCGCGCATTGTAACCGTTTTAGCCTGTTGCGGCCTCTTCGCGGCTAAAGCCGCTCCTACAGGGACCACACAATTCCTGTAGGAGCGGCTTTAGCCGCGAAGAGGCCGGCTCAGGCAACCTCTATCAGGCAGGCTGTTGGGTCCTCAATTTCTCGCTGCGCCCCCGCAACCACTCCAGGGTCAACAGCAGCACCACCGAAAACGCAATCAGCAAGGTCGCTGCCGCAGCGATGGTCGGGCTCAGGTTCTCGCGGATGCCGCTGAACATCTGCCGCGGCAGGGTCGCTTGCTCCGGCCCGGCCAGGAACAGCG
The genomic region above belongs to Pseudomonas sp. PSKL.D1 and contains:
- a CDS encoding phosphoglycolate phosphatase, producing the protein MSGFEQLFPGTLPRLVMFDLDGTLIDSVPDLAAAVDRMLLELGRPPAGLEAVRQWVGNGAPVLVRRALAGSIDHASVDDELAEQGLALFMEAYAESHELTVIYPGVQDTLRWLRKQGVEMALITNKPERFVGPLLDQMKIGRYFRWIIGGDTLPQKKPDPAALLFVMKMAGVTPQESLFVGDSRSDVLAAKAAGVKCVGLTYGYNHGRPIDDEAPSLVIDDLRALLPGCADPATGITLADLEASPSRASNVAVTGKLWMKVIKALARWRWRA
- the rpe gene encoding ribulose-phosphate 3-epimerase: MQPYAIAPSILSADFARLGEDVDKVLAAGADIVHFDVMDNHYVPNLTIGPMVCTALRKYGVTAPIDVHLMVSPVDRIIGDFIEAGATYITFHPEASQHIDRSLQLIKDGGCKAGLVFNPATSLDALKYVMDKVDMVLLMSVNPGFGGQKFIPGTLDKLREARALIDASGRDIRLEIDGGVNVNNIREIAAAGADTFVAGSAIFNAPDYQEVIAKMRAELAQARP